Genomic DNA from Lactiplantibacillus paraplantarum:
CCAAACCAACTAACCCATCGGCCACAAACAACAGCACATCTTCAACGCCCTGCTTGATCAAGGTTCCCAGCAGTTCAGTCCAGATTCCAGTCGATTCCGTTGGCGCCACTTGGTAGTTCAGCACTTCTTTCGTACCATCTGGACGAATGCCAATCGCAATATGAACGGCTTCTTTTTGAACGGTATCCCGCTTTAACGGCAAGTAAGTGGCATCTAAGAAGATGGCCGCATATTGTGAAGCCAGTCGACGTTGCTGGAAAGCTTGAACCTGTTCATTGACGGCTTTAGTCATGTTGGAAACCGTGGCTTTGGAGTAGTGAGCACCGTACATTTTCTCAATGAGTTCGGCAATTTCAGCAGTGGTAATTCCCTTGGTATACAACTGAATGACCGTTGTTTCTAAATTATCACTGTGCCGACCGTAGGCTGGCAAGGTATGATTTTCAAACCGGCCATTGCGATCTCGAGGAATGGTTAAGTTAAGTTGGCCGTACTTCGTATCAAACGAGCGCTCATAACTGCCGTTGCGGTTATTACCAGTGTTAATCCCAGCGTATGAGTAGCGTTCGTAACCCAAAAACTCTGCCAATTCGGTTTGAAGCAGCTGGTTAATCGCAATTTCGAGGTGGTGACGAAAAACTTCGTCCAAATCTTGCTTTTGGGCTAGTGCAGCGATAATTTCTGTGGTAAGTTCATTCATGGGGAATGCCTCCTGTGATGTTTTCTGTGGTTACTAAATATCATAAGGGAAGGCATTCCCTATTTCTATACAATTCAGAAATCTTTTATGCATTTACACAAGATATTTTACGCTCTCTAGAAAATTGTTGTTTTGATCACGTAGAGCAGTTGGGTATTGAACAATAATATATGTGAAAACGGCCAGGATTCAAATTTTATAGTTTTACTATTGAGACAGACTTGAAACCAATAGGTGTATTTTTTACAAGCCTTAAGTTTTGACAAGTATCAAGTAACTATTTTTTGAAATAATGCGGGAAAAATTATGAAACGAAATATTCAGTCTATCGGAAATACTATGCTCAGTATTATCAGTAGTACAGTTGTTGTATTACCATTTATGATTTTTTGAAATGGGGAAGTAGTCATACTGTTGTTGCAGTTTTGCCATTTGTCATCTTTTACACGTTTAGAACAACCGGAATTTTTTATTCGTGGCATAAGAACTAAGATAAATAGCTATATACTACTAAAACTAGCTATCTATTGTGGCCTTTTAGGTTCATTATTTGGTTTAGTTGGGGTGTCATTTTTGGAATTAGAGCTTGTTTCAGGGTTATTTCTCGGGTTGAGTGCGGCTTGGCTACCAATGGCTAACAATACTATTAATTATTATAAATTTGAAAATCATTTAACTGACTCAAAAAATATGGGGATTAGGTAGATTGTAAAATTGCCGAAAGCGGAAGATATCGCGGACGTCTAACCTACGGTTATCGTCGCGTTCAAGAAGAGCTCATTAAATTAGATATCCATCTATCAGACGCCGTAGTGCGTCGTTTGATGGATGAATTAAATGTTCAAGTAAGCCTTTATAACCGCCACAGAAATGGTAGATATTCATCTTATAAAGGTACAGTTGGAAAAGTGGCGCGTAACGTTCTACATCAGCATTTTAATGAAACCGTACCTTTCAAAGTATTACATACCGATGTTACACAAGTACGCTTGGCCGATACTAAGTGGGCTTACGTTTCAGCTATTACTGACGAAGCAAGCAAGGAAGTTTTAGCATTTCAAGTAAGTAATAGTCCTAACAGTAAACTAATTATGGATACACTCGATGAACTCACAGAAAATATTCCGGAAGGAATAAAACCAATAATTCATTCAGATCAAGGTTGGCATTATCAATTGAATTACTATACCGATAAACTCTCTGAAAAAAATTTATACAAAGCATGTCTCGTAAGGCAAACTGTCTTGATAATGCGCCAATTGAAAGCTTCTTTCATCTTCTTAAAACAGAATGTCTTAATGGATTTCCACAGTGTAAAGATATTGGAGAATTCAAGGAAATCACAAAGAATTACGTCGATTGGTTTAACAATCGACGAATATCACAGAAAACAAAAGGCATGACTCCCTGCGAATACAGGGAACATGCCTTAGCAGTTTAAAAATATTCAATTTTGTCTAACTTTTGTGTTGCACTTTAAATGAGGTGATCTTTTTGAATCTTTTAAGAAATTATAGCTGCTAATGCAGCACCAGTCCGAGAGTTTTTATCGTTTAGGCTATCTTTTGGATGACCTTCAAAACAAACTTGACCGCCGAATTTACCAGCATCGGGTCCCATATCGACTAACCAATCGGCTCGTGAAATTAATTTCAGATTATGTTCAATCAGAATTAATGTATTGCCCTTATCAACCAATCCTTCAAATAAATCGATCAATTGTTGAGTATCCTGTAAGTGCAATCCGGTTGTTGGTTCATCTAAGAAATAGATTCGGCCGGTATGATTCAATTCCATTGCTAACTTAACACGTTGCACTTCACCACCAGATAAAGTGGTCATCGACTGGCTAAGATTCAAATAACCAAGTCCAACTTGGTGGAGTAGACTAACCTTTTTGTAGATATCTGGCACATCTTTGAAAAACTCTAAAGTGTCGTTGATAGAAAGATTTAGAACCTCAGAAATATCTTTGCCATGATAAGTGTATTGTAGTGCTTCTTGGCTATAACGTTTCCCATGACACAACTCACATTCTTGAACGATTGGATCCATGAATGCCATCTCGGTGATCATCACACCTTTACCTTTGCAACGGGGACAAGCACCTTTACCGTTATAACTAAATAGTTGTGTTGAAACGCCATTGTTGGCTTTACTGAAAAGCTTTCGTAGAGGATTTAAAATGTTCAAGTAAGTTGCAGGTGTGGAACGAATATTCAAACCTACAGAATCCTGACTCAAATCAATATAGTCTTGATCAGAAACTTGTTGTTTGAAAGCTTGGACTAAAGTACTTTTTCCAGAACCTGCTGGTCCAGATATCACGGTCATTACACCTTGAGGGATTCTGGTAGATACGTCTTTTAAATTATGAGAAGTTACATGATTAACATTTAGCCAAGATTGAGGTTCACGAGGCTTTGGGAAAGTGATTTTTTCTCGTAACATTTTACCCGTAATCGTATCTGACCGTAATAGTTCGTCGTAGGTACCAGTGAAAGTTACTTGACCACCATTTTTGCCGGCTTGTGGTCCCATTTCCACGACATAATCTGCTGTCGAAATAATGGCAGGGTTGTGATCAACTAGGATAATGGTATTGCCATGTTCCTTGAGCTTTTTTAAGGATTGGGTAATTAATTTAATATCGTGAGGATGGAGTCCTACACTTGGTTCATCGAGTACGTAAACTAAATCGGATAGGGAACTCGTCAAATATTTGGCAATTTTAATTCGTTGAGCTTCTCCACCAGATAGAGTATCAGTTCCACGGCCAAGGGAAAGATAACCTAAACCGATGTCGACCAAAGCTTGAATTTTACTACGTAGTTCACGCACCATTGTTTTAGCCTTGGGGTCCGAGATATCATCCAAAAATTTTAGGACACTTACTAAATCCATATCGCTGACTTCTGCAATATTTTTGCCAGCAATTTTACCAGTTAGAGCCTTTTTGTTCAGACGTGTTCCATGACATACTGGGCAAGGTTTTCGAGTGACAATCTTTGATAAGGCAGCTTCATGATGACGACCTGAGGCACTATGAATAACAGAGCGAAGCATACGTGGAACTAGTCCTTCATATAATGCCGTACGGCCCCAATTTGCCGGTGGATTTTTTAATTTTTGTTGCGGAGCGTGCATGAATAAATCATATTCTTCATCGGTGTAGTCTTTAATTTTTTTGTCTAAATCAAATAATCCACTGTTGCCATATTCCTTCCAACGCCAAGTTCCCGGTTGAAAACCGGCAAAAGTCATTGCACCTTCATTGAGTGATTTATTAGGATCAATTAATTGACGTTCATCTATGTCGTCAACAAAGCCTAATCCCTGACATTTTGGACACATTCCCTGAGGTAGGTTAAAGGAAAACCATTCAGAATACCCAACCCAAGGCTGTCCAATTCGAGAAAACATCAAACGTAAGACGGAATAGATGCCGGTGTAGGTTGCCAGAGTAGATCGAGAATTACGACCAATAGGCTTCTGTTCAACCACAATTGCCACTGGTAAGTTGTCGATTCGGTTCACTTCAGGTTGACCGTATTTAGGCAAATATTGTTGGGTGAAACTAGGAAAAGTTTCATTCAATTCACGTCGGGAAACAGCGGCTAATGTATCAAAAACTAAAGAGGACTTACCAGACCCAGAAAGACCAGCAAATACAGTCGTTTTATGCTTAGGAATATCTAAACTGACATCCTTTAAGTTATTTTCTTGAGCTCCATGGATAGAGATAGTCCCATCTGCAAATAAATCAGTCATAAAAACCTCCAACAGTAAATTTATAATTCCATTATATATAGAAATCTCGTTTAACAAAAATAATCGGGTCTAGAATTTTTGGTGTTGGAAAGTATTTCCATTCCAAAAGTACTAGGCTCTAATTTAAAAAGCCATTGATAATGGAATCGAGTAGGAGGTAATTGATTATTTCAATTACCGACCTCTCACACCACCGTACGTACGGTTCCGTATACGGCGGTTCAGTAATTTAAGCATTCTGTATTTGCTGGAGTGTCTTGGACAGGTTTATTAGTCCTAGACGCTCCAGCTTTTGATTTGTATACGTATAGGTTAGTGTTTTACTGTGGGCAGTCCGCCAATATCCCTTGCGGGTATTGGCATTAGTCTTGGCCTGTTCCGGTGTCATTCCTAGCTTAATCAGCTCGCGATATCGGGTTTTGATTCTCTTCCAACGTTTCCATATCAACTGTCTAATTCTACTTCGTAGCCATTGGTCCAGCTGGTGAATAAACGTCTTCATTTTGCCAATCCCATAGTACTGTAACCATCCTCGCATTTTCTGTTTAATTTCCTTCATCAACATTAACCAGCTAATTCCACGACTTCGCCCAGTCATTATCTTGAGTGCTTGTTTAACTCGCTGTTTTACGACCTTGTGCGGTCGCGCATATGCCCCATTACGGTCTACACCAAGCGTAAATCCTAGAAACTTTAGTTGAAGTGGCGAACCAACCGTTGTTTTATGACGGTTAATTGTTAATCTCAACTTGTTTTCAAGAAAGATTGTGACATTGCGCAAGACTCGTTCTCCAGCTCGCTTACTTTTGACATAAATATTACAGTCATCGGCATAGCGCACAAATTGGTGTCCTCGCTGGGTTAGTAGTTTGTCCAACTCATTGAGATAGATATTTGCCAATAGCGGAGAAAGGTTCCCACCTTGCGGTGTCCCCTTATCCGTCCTTTGAAACATTTTGCCATTCATGACTCCACTTGTTAGGAAACGACGAATCAGGTGAAGTAACCATGGGTCAGTTATTTGTTGTTGGATGAAATTCATCAGTAAGTCATGGTTGACCGTATCAAAGTATGCCTTTAAGTCGAGGTCTACCACATAGTGGTAACCTTGATTGTAGAGGCTGGTGACTCTTTTAATCGCGTCATGCGCACTTCGGCCCGGTCGGAATCCAAAACTATTATCAGAAAACACCTGTTCATATATCGGCGAGAGTACTTGCACCACAGCTTGCTGGATCATACGATCGATAACTGTGGGGACTCCCAACTTTCTAGTTGAACCATCAGGCTTTGGTATTTCTACCCGTCTGACTGGTTGTGGCCGATATGTTTCATTACGTAAACTCTCTAAGAGTTCTTCCCGATTCTTGTAAATATATTCGGCTAATTGGTCAACGGTCATGCCGTCCATTCCAGCTGCGCCTTTATTACTCCGAACTCGCTTAAACGCTAAGTTCAAATTATTTCTCGCAAGAACCCGGTCTACAAATTGAATGCCATCCTGCGCCGTAGTTTCACCGTTAGTAGTACTATGCGCCCCAAGATACTCTTTGTCTTCCAGACTATCCATCCCTTGGCGGTCAGCTTGTTCTGTTTTCTGCAATTTTCGCACTACCAACACCTCCCATATCAGTGAGAATTATTATTGTTCAGTCCTTCATCTGTCATACGGCA
This window encodes:
- the ltrA gene encoding group II intron reverse transcriptase/maturase; translated protein: MRKLQKTEQADRQGMDSLEDKEYLGAHSTTNGETTAQDGIQFVDRVLARNNLNLAFKRVRSNKGAAGMDGMTVDQLAEYIYKNREELLESLRNETYRPQPVRRVEIPKPDGSTRKLGVPTVIDRMIQQAVVQVLSPIYEQVFSDNSFGFRPGRSAHDAIKRVTSLYNQGYHYVVDLDLKAYFDTVNHDLLMNFIQQQITDPWLLHLIRRFLTSGVMNGKMFQRTDKGTPQGGNLSPLLANIYLNELDKLLTQRGHQFVRYADDCNIYVKSKRAGERVLRNVTIFLENKLRLTINRHKTTVGSPLQLKFLGFTLGVDRNGAYARPHKVVKQRVKQALKIMTGRSRGISWLMLMKEIKQKMRGWLQYYGIGKMKTFIHQLDQWLRSRIRQLIWKRWKRIKTRYRELIKLGMTPEQAKTNANTRKGYWRTAHSKTLTYTYTNQKLERLGLINLSKTLQQIQNA
- a CDS encoding IS3 family transposase — protein: MSRKANCLDNAPIESFFHLLKTECLNGFPQCKDIGEFKEITKNYVDWFNNRRISQKTKGMTPCEYREHALAV
- a CDS encoding IS256 family transposase, whose translation is MNELTTEIIAALAQKQDLDEVFRHHLEIAINQLLQTELAEFLGYERYSYAGINTGNNRNGSYERSFDTKYGQLNLTIPRDRNGRFENHTLPAYGRHSDNLETTVIQLYTKGITTAEIAELIEKMYGAHYSKATVSNMTKAVNEQVQAFQQRRLASQYAAIFLDATYLPLKRDTVQKEAVHIAIGIRPDGTKEVLNYQVAPTESTGIWTELLGTLIKQGVEDVLLFVADGLVGLDEGLNRHFPKAKRQRCLVHVGRNLMNKVRVKDRKAVISDFKQVHRAANREAAELKLNEFANNWHQTYPKLIKDLLKMPNLLTFMDFPPAIRQSLYSTNLIENFNKHLKRTTHHKEQFPTEDSLDRFLVSQFNVYNEKSLKRIHRGFKGLQDTLEASFI
- a CDS encoding ATP-binding cassette domain-containing protein: MTDLFADGTISIHGAQENNLKDVSLDIPKHKTTVFAGLSGSGKSSLVFDTLAAVSRRELNETFPSFTQQYLPKYGQPEVNRIDNLPVAIVVEQKPIGRNSRSTLATYTGIYSVLRLMFSRIGQPWVGYSEWFSFNLPQGMCPKCQGLGFVDDIDERQLIDPNKSLNEGAMTFAGFQPGTWRWKEYGNSGLFDLDKKIKDYTDEEYDLFMHAPQQKLKNPPANWGRTALYEGLVPRMLRSVIHSASGRHHEAALSKIVTRKPCPVCHGTRLNKKALTGKIAGKNIAEVSDMDLVSVLKFLDDISDPKAKTMVRELRSKIQALVDIGLGYLSLGRGTDTLSGGEAQRIKIAKYLTSSLSDLVYVLDEPSVGLHPHDIKLITQSLKKLKEHGNTIILVDHNPAIISTADYVVEMGPQAGKNGGQVTFTGTYDELLRSDTITGKMLREKITFPKPREPQSWLNVNHVTSHNLKDVSTRIPQGVMTVISGPAGSGKSTLVQAFKQQVSDQDYIDLSQDSVGLNIRSTPATYLNILNPLRKLFSKANNGVSTQLFSYNGKGACPRCKGKGVMITEMAFMDPIVQECELCHGKRYSQEALQYTYHGKDISEVLNLSINDTLEFFKDVPDIYKKVSLLHQVGLGYLNLSQSMTTLSGGEVQRVKLAMELNHTGRIYFLDEPTTGLHLQDTQQLIDLFEGLVDKGNTLILIEHNLKLISRADWLVDMGPDAGKFGGQVCFEGHPKDSLNDKNSRTGAALAAIIS